From Salvelinus sp. IW2-2015 linkage group LG33, ASM291031v2, whole genome shotgun sequence, one genomic window encodes:
- the LOC111957588 gene encoding LOW QUALITY PROTEIN: F-box only protein 21 (The sequence of the model RefSeq protein was modified relative to this genomic sequence to represent the inferred CDS: inserted 2 bases in 1 codon) — translation MATSGAGEGGSSLNGIVSEIEQKQFTDLPAELLEYILCFPVLKHVDICNVSCSCKRLHDVCHGRGKVWGHQYKLRWPRLQKHYRQNECCDWLKEYRTRHTVGLQIRRTVVSISQRFFTEVPCVGQVLGDSFAEIESLGAPEHFCEDELLSILNSDRRKSLTLKYYAKKILYFLRQKNILRSLKMFLEQPAEQQSALEGALLVDQYCNPLADVSLDGISSQLEEITDKIKKMLRIKNPSHPSLRVTQGWSGLRNDFDLQRQVVVXLNRVLYEQLQYKATSMSYYNPLNSYIHQVLLRRTGIPISLSVLYMTLARKLGVQLEPVNFPNHFLLRWCQQQRGSGDIYDFAYIDAFGKGKQLTAKECEYLIGHQVTADYYNAISTTEVLLRMVGNLLNIGKRGEGNEKSYQLLRDSLDLYLTINPDNVQYLLLQARLYFHLGIWPEKVLDILQHIQALDPSQHGAVGYLVQHTLEHIQHKKQPVEPEVKRRSAPEHLELQYSVGLIMKHKRSGYNCAIYGWDPKCTMSQEWITTMRVHQLSSGANQPFYNVLVQDGTCRYAAQENLEPHSAPLEIAHPEVGRYFSEFHDSHYVANEELQTRYPEDMAETLGTVRDLYHRLMPSSVQQESPNGPEGPSQENQGSQENQDSQENQGSQENQGSQENQGSQENQGSQENQDSQENQGSQENQDTMPT, via the exons ATGGCGACGTCTGGAGCAGGAGAGGGGGGCTCCAGCCTGAACGGGATCGTTTCCGAGATAGAACAGAAACAATTTACAGACCTACCAGCCGAATTACTTGAGTACATCTTATGCTTTCCTGTCCTCAAACATGTCGACATTTGCAACGTTTCCTGTAGCTGCAAGCGGCTACACGACGTTTGCCACGGCAGGGGGAAGGTCTGGGGACACCAGTACAAACTCAG ATGGCCAAGATTGCAGAAGCATTACCGCCAGAAtgagtgttgtgattggctgaaagaatACAGAACGCGGCACACTGTTGGTCTACAAATACGACGAACAGTTGTATCCATCTCCCAGAGATTCTTCACGGAAGTT CCTTGCGTTGGCCAGGTGCTGGGGGACAGCTTTGCTGAGATCGAGTCCCTCGGCGCCCCAGAGCACTTCTGTGAAGACGAGCTGCTCTCCATACTCAACTCAGACAGGAG GAAAAGCCTGACACTGAAGTACTATGCAAAGAAAATCCTTTATTTCCTGCGCCAGAAGAACATCCTGAGGAGTTTAAAGATGTTTCTGGAACAGCCTGCAGAGCAGCAGTCAGCCCTAGAGG GAGCTCTGCTGGTAGACCAGTACTGTAACCCCCTGGCAGATGTGTCATTGGATGGTATATCCTCCCAGCTGGAGGAGATCACTGACAAGATCAAGAAGATGCTGCGGATAAAGAACCCCTCTCATCCAAGCCTGAGGGTCACACAAGGTTGGTCTGGACTGAGGA ACGACTTTGATCTCCAGAGACAGGTGGTCGT CCTCAATCGTGTTTTATACGAGCAGCTTCAGTACAAGGCAACGA GTATGAGCTACTACAACCCTCTCAACTCCTACATACACCAG GTGCTGCTCCGCCGGACAGGCATTCCCATCAGCCTCTCTGTCCTTTACATGACGCTGGCCAGGAAACTGGGGGTTCAACTGGAGCCTGTCAACTTCCCCAATCACTTCCTGCTTCGCTGGTGCCAGCAACAAAGAGG GAGTGGAGACATCTATGATTTTGCGTACATTGACGCCTTCGGTAAAGGCAAGCAGCTGACAGCTAAGGAGTGCGAGTACCTCATTGGTCATCAGGTGACTGCAGACTACTACAATGCCATCAGTACAACAGAAGTGCTGTTAAGGATGGTGGGAAATCTGCTGAACATCGGCAAACGAGG GGAGGGCAATGAAAAATCCTACCAGCTGCTGAGAGACTCTCTGGATCTCTACCTCACCATCAACCCAGACAACGTCCAATACCTTCTACTACAGGCCAGACTCTACTTCCACCTGGGCATCTGGCCTGAGAAG GTCCTCGACATCCTGCAGCACATCCAGGCGTTGGACCCGTCCCAACACGGGGCAGTGGGTTATCTGGTACAACACACCCTGGAACACATCCAGCACAAGAAACAGCCTGTAGAGCCAGAGGTGAAGAGACGCAGCGCCCCCGAACACCTAGAGCTGCAGTACAGTGTAGGCCTCATCATGAAACACAAGAG GTCTGGCTATAACTGTGCTATCTATGGCTGGGACCCCAAGTGCACCATGAGCCAGGAGTGGATTACCACCATGAGGGTCCACCAGCTGTCCAGCGGGGCTAACCAACCCTTCTACAACGTCTTAGTGCAGGACGGCACCTGCCGATACGCTGCCCAGG AAAATCTAGAGCCCCATTCCGCCCCTCTGGAGATTGCTCACCCGGAGGTGGGacgctacttctcagagttccaTGACAGCCACTATGTTGCCAATGAGGAGCTGCAGACACGCTACCCAGAGGACATGGCAGAGACCCTGGGCACCGTACGGGACCTCTACCACAGACTGATGCCCAGCTCAGTGCAACAGGAAAGCCCCAACGGCCCAGAGGGACCTTCCCAAGAGAACCAGGGCAGCCAGGAAAACCAGGACAGCCAGGAGAACCAGGGCAGCCAGGAGAACCAGGGCAGCCAGGAGAACCAGGGCAGCCAGGAGAACCAGGGCAGCCAGGAGAACCAGGACAGCCAGGAGAACCAGGGCAGCCAGGAGAACCAGGACACCATGCCCACATAG
- the LOC111957816 gene encoding calcineurin B homologous protein 3, producing the protein MGASQSAGTEHEFQDMADRTGFSLEQIGNINKRFRQLSNNEETLSREDLASIPALDNNPIRAQIINAFFDKRNLHQNETGTVQEIGFEEFLMVMTHFRPAAMGLTEEERENLRREKLRFLFNMHDTDSDGTINLEEYRRVVEELLSKAGTIGQETAKAIADAAMLEVASTTRGKMEPDEFYEGITFENFLQILNTFDIETRMHVRFLNMDTATLRCGKSK; encoded by the exons ATGGGAGCCTCGCAGTCTGCGGGCACTGAACACGAGTTCCAAGATATGGCTGATCGAACTGGAT TTTCCCTGGAGCAGATTGGCAACATCAACAAGAGATTCAGACAGCTGAGTAACAATGAGGAGACACTAAG TCGAGAGGatttggccagcatccctgctcTAGATAACAATCCAATCCGGGCTCAAATTATTAATGCATTCTTTGATAAAAG AAACCTCCATCAGAATGAGACGGGTACAGTCCAGGAGATTGGCTTTGAGGAGTTCCTTATGGTGATGACTCACTTCCGCCCAGCAGCCATGGGCCtaacggaggaggagagggagaacctGAGGAGGGAGAAACTACGAT TTCTGTTCAACATGCATGACACAGACAGCGACGGCACCATCAACCTGGAGGAGTACAGACGG GTGGTGGAGGAGCTCCTATCTAAGGCTGGCACTATCGGGCAGGAGACCGCCAAAGCCATCGCAGACGCTGCCATGCTGGAAGTGGCAAGCACTACAAGGGGCAAAATG GAACCTGATGAATTCTATGAAGGAATCACTTTTGAAAATTTTCTACAG ATTCTAAACACCTTCGATATTGAGACGAGGATGCATGTTCGCTTCTTAAACATGGACACTGCAACCTTGCGATGTGGAAAATCTAAATGA